Within the Salvia hispanica cultivar TCC Black 2014 chromosome 4, UniMelb_Shisp_WGS_1.0, whole genome shotgun sequence genome, the region TCTGAAAGTTGGAAattcattcaaatcttcaagtgtttcgttttctttttcagcatTCCGTATTGAGTCAAATACCGCTTTCCAGTTATCAACAGCAACATTGTTGTCTATATGAAATGACTGGGACAAATGCAGGAAAGTGTCACTCACAGATACAACCGGAGATTTTTGGCTTCCAATTGCGCTTCTAGCAATGTCACAAACAAATCCGAATAAATCATTATTCTTGATCTGTGAAGAAGCTTCTTTGAGGACTCTAACAAGATTGGTCCTGCCATCATTTATCTGATTGATGTATTTTACGACATTTTTCACCATATCTGATGGGAGTATGTTCTGAGAAGAAGACCCCACTCCACTGTCATCTACATCAACACTTTGTTCTTCATTCTCTTGCTGCTGCTCTTCATTTCGAATGTATCTCTTCTTTATATTTCCTAAACCAAAAACTCCTGCACTGATCTCTCTATCTTCTCTAGCCTGAAGATACTCACTTTTCCATCCTTTCATTAATGGAAATGTCCGAGGAACAGGACGCTTGTCTTGTATAACTCTGTCTAAGTAGCAGAGCTgcatatgttaaaaaatgcatGTCAATTACTATTGTGTCGTGTCAACTCAATACAAAAGCCacttaaaataactaatacaGCTTATGTCAACTATAGTACGAGCTATATCAACTACACACACAACCTAATgtaataatgttaataatcaacaatgcaaaatgtaaaacataccaTAAGGAAGGGAAGTGGTCCAGCAAATGCATTCTTCTCTGTGATTGAccaattttgttttgcaaATTTGAGAACAGATATTACATACGAACACCAATTTACATTTCTCACGTTATCCAGATCATCAATTATCTCTCCAATCTTAGATTTTACCATTCCACATGTTGATTGCTCAATCAATGTTGATTCTAgcaataacaaaaacattgTCTTAAACTGCCTTCCTCCTTGAAGATCATTCAACATAACCTTTAAAACATCGTTATGgttcacactttcttttttcgtaCCACATTTCTTTGCTATCTTCCTCATGAAAGCTGCATTACTTTTACACTTATCTCTAGAATAAGTAATGTCACCTCTTGGGAATCCATATACAAGCTCCACATCCTCTTCagtgatatgaatttttttaccattGTTAAGCTTTATCTTGCACTTATTctcttcaaaaaaatttaataatactaatgcTAATCTGCTAGGAATGTAATCAATCTTGAAATGTAGGACACTCTCGAAACCCAACTCCTTCACAGAATTAATCTGTTCCTCATTCAGTCTGCTTATTGCATCAACAAAATACATCGGCTTCCTTTTCACTAGAAGCCTTTGAGATAGATTTTCAGCAATAACAATCTGTTTTCCATCCTCTacacttttcttttgctttttgttAACAATAATTAACTCTTTCTGAGATACTGAGGTACTCCTTTTTCGCTTGGATGTTCTTCTGTTTTCtggtttaaaatcaaacataataaatctatatcaattatacaaaGTATCATGACAATAACAAGTGTACTCTGTTGACATCAAGTGTGTGTATATTACTAAAGTTATTTCATTAGATATACCAAGCACAATTAACAGAATTTCAGGCATTAAGTATGCTCTGTCATTAACAggtatttttcatatatagttagaacaattatattattactattatgtcaaTAGTTAAAGTTAACATAACCTgttgattatttaataaagtttATGGCAAGTATACTctgtttatataaatattactatgtcaactattatttaaacaagCTTAGAATATGTCAATACCTATTGACACACTACTACAACCATACATATGTTTTCTACAGCCATCCTAACAGCCATTGAAACAAGCATACCCTATGTcaatagttgttgacatactACTACAGCCAtacatttgtatttttttctacaGCCACTCTAACAAGCAtacaatatgtcaatattattatgtaaatacctattcaaacaagcatacactacTGTCATTACTGTcaacagtatattattatagctatgtcaacagctagtatataaaatgtcaataatcttaaaaatttaaacaaatccttaactGGAAGGTGAAGcttcttctcttccttttttttcagCTGCATTTTTCGTTGCCATCTTTTCCGATTCTACAAtcgcaaatcaacaaaaaaattcagcaAGTATCGAATTCATAAAAAACGAAATCGAGATGTTTATTaaaacaccaaaatcaaagcaatatacttaaaatttgaatcaatttcttaacctgAAGAAGTGGCTTCATGCATTGCCGATTTTGACTGCTGTTCCTCAGcttcaattgatttttcaacCGATTCTTTCCGATTTTCCTCTTCATTCGTCATTTAGATCAGCGAGATTTTGAATATCAGCGAGATTTTGCAGATTTTGAAGAGATTCGAGTTCTATGAATTTGATGAAGATGAGCgagatttgagatttttgaagaGAGATTTTAGAGAAACTTTTAGAAACTGATTTGAAATCAGTTTTGAGTTttacgattttttttattaatgaaattacgattttacccccttgttgatataatgttgtatttgttgacattttgtttagtttgtggattagtggcccatattgcatctcatttctcaatttagctaaataatctcaacctaacaagaccctatatatatatatatatatatatatatatatatatatatatatattttgatctatgaagaccagatttaaatacagaaacgcagaacgcggtcatacgtagggcatttttaggtcatagttagtttatttttaggtcatgctaacaaagcatgacctaaaatgatcttaacatgacataaacccaaatcttataatatgacctaaaactgcttaattatgaccttccgtatttttgattaattattgaccattagatcatctaatcctagggccaagatttgggctgcatttttggatttaaacacatacttattttgatcatctccctatatatatatatatatatatatatatatatatatatatatatatatatatatatatatatataatatatagagttgcattatccacaaatccactcttaaagaccgaaccaccgaaccataccaaattagggtttttagatctaattttttatggatgagatacacaaatttataaattattttcgccttcatcacgagcctattttaattcatccgaaggtaaataagtcatactaacatgttacgaagatttaacttcattccagaatatattacttcattccagaaggtttttacttcattccaataggattattacttcattccagtacgtaaatgcggtttcgccgtcgcgtgccattcttctctctacaatatctatcaccacctcCACGGCTTGATATgatttaataaacacatggaataatgtaataaattattggaatgaagtatgtgtagagcATTTGAAatcctactggaatgaagtaaaaatcttatccaatgaagtaataatgtttctgaatgaagtaataaacccacttgaataaattgcattttaaaatgttaatcaagTAAAAACTCaagtcaatgaatttgaatgaagcatatggtgaatcatttcaaaacctactggaagcaagtaaaaacatgttgtagtttcaaggtattacgtacggaatgaagtaatatacctatacaatgaagtaaaatgggcttgtaatgaagcagaaaaaatttacacagcagcacatctcatcaaaaacactagatctaatggcccagatttggtctctagttcggtctttaaaattggttcgacattgatcacaactttatatatatatatagagtctcattatccacaaattcactcttaaagaccgaaccaccgaaccctacaaaattagggcttttagatctagttttttatggataagatacagaaatttataaattattttcaccttcatcacgagcctattttaattcatccgaaggtaaataagtcatactaacatgttacgaagatttaacttcgttccagaatatatcacttcattctagtaggtttttacttcattctaataggtttttacttcattccagtaggtttttacttcattccagtacgtaaatgtggtttcgccgtcgcgtgtcgttctttctctctacaatatctatcaccaacgccatggcgctaatatggtttaataaacacatggaataatgtaataaattattggaatgaagtatgtgtagaagcatttgaagtcctacgggaatgaagtaaaaatcttatccaatgaagtaataacgtttatgaatgaagtaataaactcacttgaataaattgcatttttaaatgttaatcaagcaaaaactcacgtcaatgaatttgaatgaagcatatgttgaatcatttcaaaacctattggaagcaagtaaaaacatgttgtagtttcaaggtattacgtacagaatgaagtaatagacctatataatgaagtaaaatgggcttgtaatgaagccgaaaaaattttcacagcagcacatctcataaaaaaaactagatctaatggcccagatttggtctctagttcggtctttaaaattggttcgacattgatcacaactctctctctctctctctatatatatatatatatatatataggagagagtcccattatccacaaatccactcttaaagaccgaaccaccgaaccctatcaaattagggcttttagatctagttttttatggataagatacagaaatttataaattattttcgccttcatcacgagcctattttaattcatccgaaggtaaataagtcatactaatatgttacgaagatttaacttcgtccagaatatattacttcattctagtaggtttttatttcattctaataggtttttacttcattccagtaggtttttacttcatttcagtACGTAAATctcgtcgcgtgccgttctttctctctacaatatctatcaccaccgccatggcgctaatatggtttaataaacacatggaataatataataaattattggaatgaagtatgtgtacaagcatttgaagtcctactggaatgaagtaaacatcttatccaatgaagtaataacgtttctgaatgaagtaataaacttacttgaataaattgcatatttaaatgttaatcaagcaaaaactcacgtcaatgaatttgaatgaagcatatgttgaatcatttcaaaacctactggaagcaagtaaaaacatgttgtagtttcaaggtattacgtacataatgaagtaataaacctatacaatgaagtaaaatgggctagtaatgaagcagaaaaaattttcacagcagcacatctcatcaaaaaaactagatctaatggcccagatttggtctctagttcggtctttaaaattggttcgacattgatcacaactctatagggatgtactaagatgacaaccctctttattgtaacaccatatcactattttaggccattggatctgaaaatcgtgtgttTGTCATGCTaccacgtgtaaaaacacggaggggtaaaataggaaatttataattttacgttaccagattgcagtgttgttcattgaatattgcagtcttaccacaacaatattgcagtttaccacgatCGCAATATCTAATACTGATAGACtcgcaatatctaatacaagTAGACCGCAAACCcgtgttatatatatataggggtgcactagggtgccaccatagttaaaataacatcataccaccaatatagtccgttaaATCTCATCaatggacgcctaggattaagtttcgtgaaaaaacacgggtttgcattctactgtattagatattgcagtctactatattagatattgcagtcgtggtaaactgcaatattgttgtggtaagactgcaatattcaatgaacaagACCAagcaatctggtaacgtaaaattataaatttcctattttacccctccgtgtttttacacgtggcagcatgacaaacacacgattttcagatccaacgGCCTAAAAtagtggtatggtgttacaataaagagggttgtcatcttagtacatccctatatatatatatatatatatatctcatatttccctataaaactaatagtgCTATAAAAGTGAGATGCGTGTTCCACTaaattttcactaattttcttttacataGTCTTAATACTCGTAGTTAGTCAATTGGAAACTCTTATTATTCTGAGACGAATAGAATATACGATAAGAAGAAACATGAGGTATACTGAGTAATTCATTTTGAATTAGTTAATATTCATtcataaatatgtttaaatataaaatacctAAACAATCCATGTTCATATATATGACTACAAGAAAGAAACTACTCCTATATCTTTGCCTTATCCAATAAAGAACTCGTTCTGGCAAGAAATGGATATAACATGGTCTATGCAAGATTCTGACAAATAGATTTGATTTAAACCTTTACTGGTTTTCCAAGCATGAACAAGAAAACCAGCAAACAAGAACTGACATTATAGATAAGATATTCATCCAATAACAAACAGACAACAGGCTGGGATCATGAATTTTGGActcaaacacaacaaaatcatGGGCCTCATCCATTCAGTTTGACCCACtcaaaagtagagaaaaagggagccaaaaaaGATTTGATCTTCCATGaaaaatgattcatttttttctccatGGAAGGATGATGTATACATGGATCCTATGTACAGATTGATGTATGGTCGACCTACTCGGAGCACGCCTCCCTCCGGCTTATCGGGGTGGCGATTTCTTTCATTGCCCCTTTAATAGGAGCCCGGTCGCGGGCCAGGTATTTAACAGTTAGTGTCGCAAAACTTTCGATTGGTCCTATTCTGAACTGCCTTCACAGCAGCAACTCTTGCAGCCGTGGCCGCCTTGTTCGCAGCAGCCACGGCCGTCTCCACCTTCTCGTCCACGCGCCGCAGGTGGATCGCACTTTCTGCCGTCTTTCTTGCAGCCTGCCATCGCACAAGAAGAGGTAAAACATCAACATTGTGCAGAATACTCCCTCTCGTCTCACAGTAATTGACACATTTCCAATccagcacgagattttatgtaagtagagagtgtgtgtgtaaaTGTAACCCTCGTCCAAATTCTCAATATATACCTGGACGGCGCGAAGAACTGCGTCTGATATAGGGGGGAGGGGCGTTGTGAGGCTGCCACAGTCCCACTCGCCGGACCTGTTCATTCCGTTTCTGAACGTGTACGTTCCGTAGCCCTGCTTGCGCCCCTCGTGCCACGACCCCTCGTAGCAGTGGCCGTTGGCGAAGTGGTAAGCTCCGAAGCCGTGGATTTTGTCTCCGAAATACTCCCCACCATATCTATCTCCATTCCTACAGAAGCAAGAGCTTGATTTAGACTTAAGATCAATCAAGCAAGAGGTGAAACAGAAACAGATGTTCAAGAAAAGTGGTGGTTGATTTCTGGTGAAATTTCCTCAACTGATTGACTGGTGAAGACTGGTGAAGACAGAGACATCAAAGCTGTATAACAACTTGTGCACTATTCAACATCATTAATCACAAGTTGCAAAACAAATTTTTGGagtaatatacaaaatttagaCATCTAATTCCCAATTGAGCATCAAATCCAACTAATTCTATACAATTGACTCATGAGACCAAATGAATCTATAAGGTAAACATTAAACACACACATCAAGCACagatttttccattttgggacATTATCTCATTTAATCATGTCTCATTCAAGCAACACAAAACCATCAAATTCCACACATAAAAGCCTGCAAACAAATTCATGAACTAAGAATAGGGAAAAGGGatatcacaaaaatcaaatctttagccagaaataattttccattttgggaaaAACAGATCATTATCTCATTCAATCACATCTCATTCAATCAACACAAAGCCATCAAATTGCACACAATAAAGCCTACAaacaaatttcaagaattgagaatatgaaaaaaggatatataacaaaatcacATCTTTAACCTGAaagatttttttctattttgggaaacAACAGATTATTATCTCATTTAATCCCATCTCATTCAATCATCACAAACCCATCAAATTGCACACACAAAATCCTCCAAACATACTCAAGAACttcaaatatggaaaaagGACACAATAAAAATCGAATCTTTAACCTGAAATGGTAGCATCCAAGGCCATGCTTAACACCATACTTGAACTCCCCAACGTAACAGCTCCCATCCGCGCAAGTCTGCACTCCAACGCCATGGCTCTGCCCATTACACCACTCTCCGGCATACGAATCCCCCGTATAAAACTTGTACACCCCGTATCCATGGCGCAGCCCTTGCTTATACTGCCCTCTATACTTACTCCCCTTCGCCCAGCTCTCAATCCCATACCCATCATACCTCCCATCAACCCAATCCCCTTCGTATTTCCCGTTCACAACGAAGCTATAAACCCCACTCCCATTGCACTTCCCA harbors:
- the LOC125224178 gene encoding uncharacterized protein LOC125224178, producing MAPPYSSSSKNPDQSDHFRSFKLFLLSGAESHPTAELGLKMDGQKSQLKLTRTNSSLLRSSPTVRSSIQSLSSVSEIDSDQEIADLEEQKPHRNPRPPPVRPNPLPFLAFLLLLLYAFLNWDGASTSESLLLALILVAALLFLVSRNRVLIGRSFVLCKGLCDGRLGLSCCCFTSKSQAKPVQWFIGEPNSEELEENEEVVVVREGVECYTNGDFYEGEFHNGKCNGSGVYSFVVNGKYEGDWVDGRYDGYGIESWAKGSKYRGQYKQGLRHGYGVYKFYTGDSYAGEWCNGQSHGVGVQTCADGSCYVGEFKYGVKHGLGCYHFRNGDRYGGEYFGDKIHGFGAYHFANGHCYEGSWHEGRKQGYGTYTFRNGMNRSGEWDCGSLTTPLPPISDAVLRAVQAARKTAESAIHLRRVDEKVETAVAAANKAATAARVAAVKAVQNRTNRKFCDTNC